The sequence gtgtgtgtgtgtgtgtgtgtgtgtgtgtgtgtgtgtgtgtgtgtgtgtgtgtgtgtgtgtgtgtgtgtgtgtgtgtgtgtgtgtgtgtgtgtgtgtgtgtgtgtgtgtgtgtgtgtgtgtgtgtgtgcaggagtcAAGAGTGGAAACAGAAACGTATGATCACAGCTGTAGCTCAGGGCTGTCGGGAGCTCCTCTGAAGCGGAGTGCTGGATGTGGACCAGTTTGCTTATCATTTGAACCAGAATTGACAGTTCTGATAAGCTGTATTGAAGCAAAACCTCCAGCTGCTCTAAACTGATCTTTATCTCTAAATCTGATCACTTTAACTGAATAAAGTGAACATGTCAGCTGAATACGAGAAACCAGTCCACACTTAATTTCTCCTGCTGGGCTTTATATTGCTGGTAGCTTATTGTGGCTAAtattagctaatgttagcaatgTTTAAATAGATACTGCTGTATGATTCAGGTCATATTGACACAGTGACATTCCTTACGTTGGTGCACATTAAAGTTATTATGAGGGACTTTGAGCTTGTTATGAAACCGTTTAAATGTAATACTGACGCTTCTGTTTGACCAACACTAGTGTGCGAGACCACCGGCATGTTTTGTGCACACAAACCGAAAATCAACACAAATTGAAAGTTTAACTGACTGAAAGCAACACTATTTTGTATCTATATCTAGATTATTGACATGTATAGTTTAAGAATCAAGACTCAAGAGTATTAACATCTTCTCTGTAACTTTTACAAACTGTTGTGCAACTGGAACTCCCTAAACGTCCGAGGACGGCAGAATCAACAATCCCATCTCTCAAATTGATTATTCTTCTTACTTATTATTGTATAGTCTCTGCAGTAACAGTTACATGCATGTTTTACAAGATTATTTAgcttgataaaataaaataaaatcctccTAAAATAAGATATAAGAACCTCGGAATCCAGCGCTCCTCATCTTGGATAACCAACTGCACCACTCGCACTGTGAGATGTACAAGTGTCATTGTTTTCCCTCTGACTCGAAGTCACCCACCTAGAAAACTGAACTATAAGCACTCTAGAGTCCATCCAACTGTTCTGAGTGTgattggtgtgaacgcagcttTGAAAGAAAGTGCCTCATCTGGGAAAGTGAGAGGTGTGAATGACGCCCGAGGCTTGccgcagagacacaaacacgaACGGCTGCAGCTCACAGAGTCAAGGTCactgtacataaataaataaaatgaaacattgcGTGACTGAAGCGTGAATACAGGTAATCGCCAGCAGCTATGCTCTGTGTGAGAAGCAGACGTGCCGTTTAACCCTCAAATTCCAGCAGAGAGGGAGCAGCGAAGCCTGCACACGGGTTCGTCTGGCCCTGCTGTTGGCTGTTTGTGCTGCCTGATGTCTGCAGACAGCTGTCTCGTTAGCGTTAGCCGCTCAGCGGGCCGTAGCCACGCTACAGAGTTCAGCTGACTTGCTTGGCTGTACGTCTCATAACCAGATAACTAACGGAGCGTTCGGAATTCCccactataaatatatattcgtCCCTCCTAGTTCAAACGAATCACTCGAGGCGACTGATGAAATCTAAACtagtgttctctctctctctctctctctctctgtctctctctcctcatccccCCAGTTGTACACAGCAGCCAACCCCAATGGGACGACCACGGGAAAGACCTTCAAGGTTCACCTTCAGCTCTGGGATACAGCCGGACAGGAGAGGTGGGCTGCTCGTCACACTTTTACAGTTTGCAGTTCCGGTTTTTAAATTTCTGACATTTCTCTTCACCGagtccacttaaaaaaaaaaaaaaaaaagaagaaaaaaaagatgccttTTCTACTCACAGTTGTCTTTACCAACATGTATTGTATAGCCACAGCCGTGCTAGTCAACctggtctcctctgtcctcttttgcAAAGGCCCCTGGGAAAAAAATCAATGTCTGAGAGGGACATGGCGGCGGTGAAaatctttgcaaaatgtagcaAATGCACTTTAACTGACAGTCATTTTGGGTTACATTAGCTTTTGAGTGTAACTttaacagtatttatatatttatatttatattttttatatgtgGGGCTATATGTTGTGGCACACCTTGACTAAATTTCAGTCATAGCAAATCTAGTTTTGAGGAAAGGCCGTGAAATTAGGAAGCTCGTTGCTGAAATTGATCATGTGTAAGCACTGAAAGGTTCGAAGGAGAAACAGATCAGtatcttcatgtgtgtgtcgaTGCGCCGCTTTGCCTGTTTATACAGCATGTGtcaatcgtgtgtgtgtgtgtgtgtgtgtgagtgtgcgtggtCTTCAATTGGAACTGGCCTCGATCTGTTGAATCTGTTTATAAAGGCCTGATGACTCATTGCGGGATGAGTCAGTTGTTAGTTGCATAATTCTAACTTCATTTCTTAAGCTCGGTGTAACGGAACAAATTCCTACTTTTCATGAACTGATCTTCGTCATCCTGTAAAGGAGCGCCCACCCACTGCCGTCGTCATTCCACTCGTGAGATTAGTTCGTCAGACTGTTTGCCGTGAAAACACCCTGATATCCGCTGCTTTGTCCAGATTTGTTTGCCTATCACATATTTGCTGAATAGTAAGTAACGTTTACACAGAGTAATTTTCCCTGCTGGAAGCCCAGCATGCCACAGAACAAACATTACATCGCTCCTTTTTATCAATTAGGACTTGAGCCTCACATTTGTATATTCATAGATTCTGGATTTTTCAATGAGGGAGAACAAATAAAAGGTAATGAGTTCATTGTGGAAGACACAAAGGATTATTCAAAGTATCTTATTTTTTTGAATCTatgtcacacaaaaaaaacatgtctggaCAGAACCTTTTAAATCCGAAAATCTAAAGATAAAAATACCATACTCAAAATATTGATGTTGGCCTTAATATCTTCATTTTTAATTctcaaaataatttaattattgatttCCAGTTCACTTCTATATTGCTGTAATTTTCGTTCAGGACTGTTATgctggtgtgaacgcagcattggAGGAACCACAGAGTTCAGCTCAGAATTCAAATCTCAAGTGTGGTGTTAATTGTGTCCTtttggtgtgtggtgtgtgtgtgtgtgtgtgtgtgtgtgggtctgtgtgtgttttccaggttCCGCAGCCTGACAACGGCGTTCTTCAGGGATGCCATGGGGTTCCTGCTGATGTTCGATCTCACCAGCCAGCAGAGCTTCCTCAATGTCAGAAACTGGATGAGTACGTTGCCAACCTCAcgtttcctttgtgtgttttagaagTCGGTGCCGTTAAAATAAACTCTTCCAAACTATTCGTTGTTCCCTTTTATTCGAGCTCCCCCCAGATACACCTGTCAAATACTGTACAAAGATACCATTTGTCCTGTTTTACATCTGCACCTCATTtatttgctgctgctgttttatttgtattcatttccaGGCCAGCTCCAGGCCAATGCCTACTGTGAGAATCCAGATATTGTGTTGGTAGGAAACAAGGCCGACCTGGCCGACCAGCGGGAGGTTCAGGAGAAACAGGCCAAGGAGCTGGCTGATAAATACGGgtacgttttcttttcttcttttctttccccatgCACAGTATTTGGTGGGGGGTGTTAAACAGCTTACTTAAATCAACTGACATTTCAACTGCTTCCATCTTATACTCTTCATTAGACAGTTATACAAACGACTGCCTACAGAGCCTTCGCttttacattatataataaCACACTTGTGGTTATCTGTAACGGACgatccttacacacacacacacacacacacacacacacacacacacacacacacacacagagagttaAGGTCAGCTTTAAGACGATTAGTGAAACAAGACACAACATTACAGGCAGGCCATGACTTGTGAGTAGCACTCAACACTTTCTCAAcaaatgacttcctgtttgacaagGTAAAGAAATCGTTTCCTGGTCTCATTCCAGGCAGCCAAGACCTCGGTGTGACGTTAACTGGCAACAGAAAGCTGTCTTTAACTCTGAGGGAGATGTTCAGGGGCTAAAGAACATCTAGGGGAGATGGGGAGGGCAacacatgtacaaaataaagtttaaaaagatGGAGTTCTGAGTTTGTTGCAGAATCCACCAAAtgttaactttttttctttctgtgccgGAACATGTTGTGGAGGAACGATCCGCTCCACCAAACAGTCCCTGCTAGTCCCTACAAAACCTCCTGAGGCTCATTCAGTATAAGAAATATTGATTCTGGAAATCTATGCAGGCTAATTGTAAACTGAATAATGCAGTTAACAAACCAATGGCTGAATTTAGCAAATATTTGGGGGAGCActgaaaatgtgaattattaagctttgacaaaacaataaacGCGCCTCGCTGCCGTCTCTTATGGACTGAATTTCCAAATCTATCCAAGATTATTCCGATGGAGATTACATTAAAccaattaaaatcaataaaacggATGGGAATATTTCTGTTCTTGTTGCCCACAGGATCCCGTACTTCGAGACGAGTGCAGCGACGGGGGCGGAGGTGGACAAGGCGGTGCTAACGCTGTTGGACCTGGTCATGAAGAGGATGGAGCAGTGCGTCGACAAGCCGCCTGCCGAGCCAGCCAATGGGAACGGGGCCACGAAGCTCGGCGATGTGCAGCCCGATGAGAAGAAATGTGCATGCTAGACCGAGGAGGCGATGACCAGTCAGCGCTTCTGTCGTCTGTCCTTTCTACTCGCCACATCCTCTACTTTGTTTACCTTCTCCGTCATCTTTGATCGCATGTTTCTTCATCTTCCCCCGTTCGCCCTCTTCTCTATGAAAACTAATCTTTAACCatcttctgctcctctttttctttctcgtcCCCGCTgtgttcttctttctcctcccgaACTGTCTGCCAGAGGGCAATGAGACAAGCTTGTCCCCCCTCTCTAGTGGACATTTGAAGGTATTACAGTCTCTGGCCTGTCTGCCTTTGAGCTCTGTTGAGGAGGAAACCAAAACAGGAGGGGACAGTTTCATCACTGCCTTGGCTGTCTGATGTGGGGCATAAAGAGCGTACTGCCAGGCTGTGTGCCTGTAAATAGGTCACGGTCCTATTGTGAAACCTTTCCTCCTGGACCAGAGCAAGCAGCTGAAGGACcagtatgtttatttttggtctATTTCACACTTTTTTAATGCTGTACCCGTACTAGCTGCATATGATATTATTTTCAGAGTTCCGAGCTATTTTGTTTGGCTCGTCTGTTTGCTAAAACATGCACTACATTTGTGTTTAATATATTGGCTAGGGTGTCATGGTGGAGGTCTTTGACACTTGAGTGAGATGTGCTGTTATTGCTAAATATTAGGCCAATATTAAACTTTATATTAGTAAAAGTCAAAAACACATAGAGGTACCCCCAAAACAAAGCAGAGGAGGTTAAATGGCCTCTGTTgagtattttatatttagtaGAGTAGATTGTTCATGGCCACTCGTTAGTGACTATTATGTATAGCAGTATCAtgttatcaaaaaaaaaaagtttttatcaACACTTCATGAATTCAATATTAATGTTGACCCTCATTTTGGAAGCTTTGAATACATGTGAACGTTACTGCAGACCTTCTGTTTGCACACGTGATGGCAGCTTATGTAGCTCGCTGGCCGCACACTAGCTAACGTAGGGTCTGAGTGATGCGCAGTGCAATGTTTCAGTAGCGGACATGAATTCAAAATTGAGAAAAAATGTTGTTGTGGCCGTTGGGTTTTTGTTCCTTTAGCGGCCATGTTGATCATACTTTGCTGTCTCCATTAAATCTTCATGATGGTGCCAGACTTGGCCGATTTATGATTTGCAGATAGTACGCCATTCATATTGTAGGACTAATATGGGTACAGCATGGCACATGtgaagtggagaaaaaaaagcctccatGTATGTTTCTCATTCATAGATTGTCCCAAGACCAGGATGTTGTTCCAGACTGATCTACTGCCTTGGCTTTTAAAGCGTTATTCCACTGTGGCGGAACAGACTTTAGTCTCTGTGGGGGTTTGAGATAAATCAGCAACAAAAATCAGCTACTCTGGGAAAgcaatgattgattgatttgcgAACACTTCtaggaaataaaacatcattttaaTCCGAAGCCTAAAAATGATGCTGGCTTTTTACAGATAGAACGAGCAGGTTATGGAAGTCAACACGGACGCATTAAATGAAAAGATCAGATTCATTTATGAGTGGAGAGAATGATTATATCAGTCGGGCGACGTCAGCTTTTCATGGTAGCTGATTTTCCACAGTGACACCCTCATCTCTTTATAACAGATAATCAGACAAAGTGAAATATCGCTTTAAGGGCCCCATACATGACCAATGTTGTAAGAATATAAAGTGACCAACTATTTATATGGATTACATGTAAAACATAGATTATTATTTCTGTTGCCATATTTTTGGTTATATCCACATTTCACACCGAGACAATAACCTCAACTGCATTCATATTTGTAATTAGTTTTTTCATTACTTTAGTGCTCTTAAGCTCGGTTGTCTCATTAACCCCCCCCTTGCTTGTTATTGCTTAACACTTAGTTTTTTCAGTGCATAACATATAACTGCTGCTTATAAACCTTATGAAATCGTGGCATATCGCCACAAAAATTCCATCGAGTTCATGTCAAAAGGCTGCATGTTTAGTACCATGACGCTGTGCACAAGAAAACATCCGTCTTTATAACCCGTTTTGATCTAAATGTACaattaaatgtcaaaaaaataGCTACGAGTCCAAGATGATCTCTGTTTTAAGTGCAACTCCAGAGTATTCATTATATCAAGTGACACCTTGATCTGCCTTATTTCATGAAAAGTCTTGAGCCGAGTTAAAGTGCACCAGAAACGAGGGAAATGATCATTGCGCTTGCCACCTGCTGGCAGCTGAATCCTTATTAATTTCCTTTAGTGAGCGAAGGGGAAGTTTTACAGAGCAGTCCCAACTCACAGCTGCATAAAAGTAGGATTACTGCTGTGGTCATTTTAACGATtataattgattgatttaaatCCCCTTTTGAGCACTCACTGGATCCATAAAAAAACATCCTAGGTTAAAGAATCAAGGAGCTTTGGTTTCACCTCACCTTCACCTATGTTTATTCTACCGCTGtgccaaatttaaaaaaggaaaaacatcacaaccaaGCGTTTGTTTTCAACAGATCTCATTCATCCACATCATTCTGCTGTCTGCACAGAGGAACAACTGCCTTCACAAATAGAcagttttcttttgtaaaattatttttgtgttgACAAAGTCGCCTGCCAACAGGTGATCTCAGTGCCATATCTCACCGCTGTTGTGATTTCAGTTTGTCAAAATATGAATTTTCTGCCTGTAAAGACAAAAGGAGCTGGCTCACGTTGTACCGTTCTCTCCCAATTGTTCCCAGGAAATGCTGTATTTCTAtaattttggtttgtttgttaatCAACTGGCTTATAGTTTTTTGTCGTAATCAGTAGATTTGACCTTTTTAGTTTTGGTCTTAAGtcatgtaattgtaatgtacaGGTTACGTATTTCTAAACACATGGTGGAATCCTCTcttagttttattttgttccacTAATGAAGCGAGTCGTGTTACAGTTGACAACAACAATTGACAACTTTGGTGGAGTGGAACGAGCTAAgaacaacattgacatattatccCCCTCCAGAGTTGTGAAACATGTTCATCCCTTTTGGAGAATAGTTTAAGTGCTTCTGATAAATCGTATTCCACTGTTCACGCTTCTTTTTAAATTGGTTTcagtctccaccaactcctgagaagAATacatctggctctttagctgcttgATGTTCATGCCACGTCTTAAGCAAGATGCAaactttgtctgtctgctgtttgtcGCTGGACAGATATGTACGGTGGTTTTATTCAAGTTGGTTTGGTGAAAACAGAagtcggctgctgctgctgctgctgctgaaaaaaGGGGATTGTGACACTAAATGtgccataaaaccaaaacaacgaGTGTAAAGAGGCTAAAGATGTATCACGAGGCATCATTCTCAATATGAGTGGcacctttcacattacacactCAGTTGTTACTATACAACTTAGATTAGTGCggctttaaaatgtgtcatatgtgtcttttttaaaagtcttaaaGCTTACCAAGTGTTAATTATCAATCACGGTTGTAATTCAAAAGATTTTGAAAAGTGTCCATGTTTTTGGTAAAAGTATGGGTAAGCAGTTTAAATCATGGCTTAAAGAGAAATGACTCTTGTATAGATACAATGCAGCCTTATTTATCAATATGACTGGCTAGtacttcatttaaattaatttattaataactAAAATAGGAAACACTAGAATTATTCTTTGAGATCTACCGGAAAACTTCGAAAATGAAGCAAGGACACATTGAACTCCTTAAAACACATCTGCAgcaccttttcttttgtgtggttTGACACCTCCAGTGCGCCTCACCTCTAGATGGGCAATGCCTTTTATTGTGACAATCTTCCAAGCTAATTTGTCAGCTTCTATCTCCGCCTGCGTTTTTCCTTCCATTCAGCATTCAGCCGTGCCACTGGTACATCTGACGTTCACGTCCACTGTCATGAGTCATGTTTTTCCATAGAGCATCTCTTCCATaagttttacatgttttttgtttttgggtcGTTTTTTGAATTCACTTTGAAAGTTTACACAGTTTGAAGAGTCATGTTGTGCCTGTTATTAACTCTTCTGTCTGATCCTCTGTAAAGTTTATGAGCTCGTAAATATTCAATgcattatagattatagattatagattacCAAGCAGAGGCAAAAGAGACCAGAAGTTGTGATGTTTTTGTGCTCGATATATCAAAACAACTAATCAATCCAAGTACGGTACCTCTAAGagcttttatttttggaaatcctctgtgtgtgaatTCTCACTGATGCCTGCGGTTTATACACGTTTCTTCAGTTTTTCACTGTGTCTATcgatgcctgtgtgtgtgtgtgtgtgtgtgtgtgtgtgtgtgtgtgtgtttgttgcaacATCAGCATGTTTGACACAATAAGAATGAAAATACCTGTGATGCGTTTAATGTTTCCGATGTCAGAGCTGCAAAtaaatctttgtttgttttatcctgtgttgttgtttttacagaagTCTTCtttggttttatatatatatatatatgtatgtatatatgtatggatatatatatatatatatatatgtgtgtatgtatgtatgtgtgtgtgtgtatatatgagtgtgtgtgtgtgtatatgtatatgtgtatgtatatatatatatatatatgtatatgtatatatatgtgtatatgtgtatatgtatgtatatatatatgtatgtatatatgtatgtgtatatatatgtatgtgtatatatatatgtgtatatatatgtatatatgtgtatatatacatatcaagTCATAGTAATGTATATTATGTTGTAAAATGGTATGAAAAAGTAGTATGTTGAAATAATATGCTGCAGACAGAATATATACACAGGATATATTTTATTGAGATAAAAAGAACACTACTTTAAAACTATCCTGTTATTATCTATACTTTACTATTGAAATCAAATGCTCATCATACAAAAACATTACTAAATAACAATTTAAACAAAATCCTTACAATGTGCAAAATGTAACATATTACATGAATAAAGCAGCAGTAAAATATAgttacactttaaaacacactgGTGACTTAAATGGAACGGCGGCCATTGTGTAACCTTTTCTTTCTAAAAGTCaacaatacatacatttatgtaattcttatggagttttttttctacaaTCCACTGGGCAATTCTCACCAAATTGTGAACCCCTACAGCTCACTGCAGCAACCTAGTGGACAACAAGCACCATTACAACCTTACAATCACCAGCAGCTCCAAAACAAAACcgattaaaagaaataataacaacTCAAACTGTTTGTTGATGGCTATTTGAGAATAGTGTGAATGTAATGAAagcaaaactaaactaaatatgtcCCAATTCAAAAAGATCGAAGCAGAAACCTCTTGCTGAGTCCACCatccattttatatttaatgcaATCTTATTAAAAATAACTACAAGTTCCTAAAACCATTAAATACACAGTACTAACACATATGATGCATcatgtaataaataattaaacatcGTTATCTGTATACATCTAAAACAGTGCCATGACTTCCTACCTCTAAATGCTCCGTGTCTTAGTGAATGCTATTATTCACGTGAGATAAATAGTTGAAATAAACTGTCCATGTGCGTCTGCAAGTCATGGTGTCACCACTTTGAATAATTAGTCTGTACTGcatcaataatttaaataaataacagcagCATCACAAAAACTGCACTAGAACAATATACAGCAAGTTAATGCAGTAATTTATGTCGATCAATATGTTAGATGAAGATATTACTAGCAATAGACACACTATTGAATAAAAACTTCCAGCATCTCTCCGGGTCCCTAATCTTTTGAGAGGTTATTTATGCACCTCTCACACGGCCATTTCAACCTTAGCTTTTACTGCAACAATTGAAACTAATCGGTCATAAATGATActctggaaaataaatgaatagctCTCCGTCATTGGTACAGTGGGAACACAGCTGGCTCGTTGATTAATGCACCCAGTGTACAGAGCCTTTGGAATAaggatgttttttgtttaaacattGGAACTACCACCAGGTGACACAAGTAAATAGTCCTAAACCATAATGGTTGGTAT is a genomic window of Cyclopterus lumpus isolate fCycLum1 chromosome 12, fCycLum1.pri, whole genome shotgun sequence containing:
- the rab27b gene encoding ras-related protein Rab-27B; amino-acid sequence: MTDGDYDYLIKLLALGDSGVGKTTFLYRYTDNKFNPKFITTVGIDFREKRVLYTAANPNGTTTGKTFKVHLQLWDTAGQERFRSLTTAFFRDAMGFLLMFDLTSQQSFLNVRNWMSQLQANAYCENPDIVLVGNKADLADQREVQEKQAKELADKYGIPYFETSAATGAEVDKAVLTLLDLVMKRMEQCVDKPPAEPANGNGATKLGDVQPDEKKCAC